A genome region from Candidatus Caldatribacterium sp. includes the following:
- a CDS encoding TM0996/MTH895 family glutaredoxin-like protein produces MKIAVLGMGCPKCKMTEENVRKACEALGLEAEVTHIYDPKEFAKFGVRITPAVVADGTVLFSGKVPTVEELKEALGKLRS; encoded by the coding sequence ATGAAAATCGCAGTGCTCGGCATGGGTTGTCCGAAGTGCAAGATGACGGAGGAAAACGTCCGTAAAGCCTGCGAGGCCCTTGGTCTTGAGGCGGAAGTCACACACATCTACGACCCCAAGGAATTCGCCAAGTTCGGGGTCCGCATCACCCCGGCGGTTGTTGCCGACGGGACGGTTCTCTTCTCAGGAAAAGTCCCAACCGTTGAGGAGCTCAAAGAGGCCTTAGGGAAGCTCCGCTCTTAA
- a CDS encoding permease yields the protein MLSVLLGGVAALKDYVATHVLTCLVPAFLLAGGIVSFINRELILEYLGEKRSKLASFPLASVASFFVAACSCTVIPVASGLYFGGASIGAAFIVLWVAPATNVLALTYTGSLLGASLALARVVAALLMAFIVGGVMSLVFKREESSPLPEGEKKPKGALLEKRSALLLLFVLLSLLLPNYLVRSGPYLHKVILWAVLTLIFSVYAKLALPSKALREWIRETLWFVRLIFPLLLLGVFIVGVVGKLLPEAWIRTWLGGNSIRSSFLATLIGAVSYFATLTEAPFVSTLMKLGMGKGPALALLLTGPGLSLPNWLAIARVFGGKKAFVYVATIILLGTVVGWFFGNFIL from the coding sequence ATGCTTTCTGTGCTCCTTGGAGGCGTTGCAGCACTCAAAGACTACGTGGCCACCCATGTCCTCACCTGTCTTGTCCCGGCTTTTCTCCTTGCCGGAGGGATTGTGAGCTTCATCAACCGAGAGCTCATCCTCGAGTACCTCGGGGAGAAGCGCTCCAAACTCGCCTCCTTTCCTCTCGCAAGCGTGGCGAGCTTTTTTGTCGCCGCCTGCTCCTGCACCGTCATTCCCGTGGCAAGCGGCCTCTACTTTGGGGGCGCAAGCATTGGGGCCGCCTTCATAGTTCTTTGGGTTGCCCCGGCGACAAACGTCCTCGCCTTAACGTACACGGGAAGCCTCCTTGGGGCTTCTTTAGCTCTTGCCCGGGTGGTGGCCGCACTCCTTATGGCCTTTATCGTGGGGGGCGTGATGAGCCTCGTTTTCAAAAGGGAAGAGTCCTCTCCCCTTCCTGAGGGCGAGAAAAAACCAAAGGGAGCCCTCCTCGAGAAAAGAAGTGCCCTCCTCCTTCTTTTTGTCCTTTTGTCCCTTCTTCTTCCCAACTACCTCGTCCGGAGCGGCCCCTACCTCCACAAAGTCATCCTCTGGGCTGTCCTCACCCTCATTTTCAGCGTGTACGCAAAGCTTGCCCTCCCCTCGAAAGCCCTCAGGGAGTGGATTCGGGAGACCCTGTGGTTTGTGCGGCTCATTTTCCCGCTCCTTCTTCTGGGGGTCTTCATCGTCGGCGTGGTGGGGAAGCTTCTTCCGGAGGCCTGGATTCGGACCTGGCTTGGAGGGAATAGTATCCGGTCTTCCTTCCTTGCCACCCTCATCGGGGCCGTGAGCTATTTTGCCACCCTCACCGAGGCTCCCTTCGTGAGCACCCTCATGAAGCTCGGCATGGGGAAGGGACCGGCGCTGGCGCTTCTTCTCACCGGACCGGGCCTGAGTCTCCCGAACTGGCTTGCCATTGCCCGGGTCTTTGGGGGGAAGAAGGCTTTCGTGTACGTGGCAACCATTATTCTTCTTGGCACCGTGGTGGGCTGGTTTTTTGGGAACTTCATCCTTTGA
- a CDS encoding PIG-L family deacetylase, with protein MRAGARRVRFALLVISVAVLSGYLVQAQIRFSLPLFAHLRGDASLSLECGEEDVLLVVAPHCDDEVFGAGGFLYEAAKKKAKVYVVVVTNGDAFRLLLRRPSWALDLGIRRQRETLEALEVLGIPKDHVFFLGYPDQGLEPLFHEHWSPDVPYLSRFTGREFTPAASFRPGSPYCGVNVAFDLEEILRAVRPTIVLTSSPFDTHPDHRAAYNFTMYALERLRYEDPFFENTRVFWYLVHWNLWPHGSMTGAGVKLVPPRELCVPTIRWRYYFLSKDAIFAKTRAVRKYRSQSTGGYPLSFVRANELFVEARRVKIPTLTESITVDGVEEDWKGPSVSLAFPEVRVRRNGGRNSLSLTLAKDEEYLYLFLGSLPRERAVYRFHFLPVVPFSGKEVALDVSSEDGAWRTVTIPNEKGKITSYAFGREGLEVAVPLHLLHHAPTVFFKMEVLDRGRVVAESIWRILTF; from the coding sequence GTGAGGGCAGGCGCAAGACGGGTAAGGTTTGCGCTCCTTGTCATCTCTGTGGCCGTCCTTTCGGGGTACCTTGTCCAGGCGCAGATTCGCTTTTCCCTCCCTCTTTTTGCCCACTTGAGGGGTGATGCTTCTCTCTCCCTTGAGTGCGGAGAAGAGGATGTTCTCCTTGTCGTTGCCCCCCACTGCGACGATGAGGTTTTCGGAGCCGGAGGGTTCCTGTACGAGGCGGCAAAGAAAAAAGCAAAGGTCTACGTCGTGGTGGTGACAAACGGCGACGCCTTCCGTCTCCTCCTTCGGCGGCCGAGCTGGGCGCTTGATCTTGGGATTCGCCGCCAGAGGGAGACCCTTGAGGCCCTTGAGGTTTTGGGGATACCGAAAGACCACGTCTTTTTCCTTGGATACCCGGACCAGGGTCTTGAGCCCCTCTTCCACGAGCACTGGTCGCCGGATGTTCCGTACCTCTCCCGCTTCACAGGGAGGGAGTTCACCCCGGCGGCAAGTTTCAGGCCCGGGAGTCCCTACTGCGGAGTCAACGTGGCTTTTGATCTTGAGGAAATCCTCCGTGCCGTACGCCCCACGATTGTCCTCACCTCTTCGCCCTTTGATACCCATCCCGATCACCGGGCAGCGTACAATTTCACCATGTACGCCTTAGAGCGCCTCCGCTATGAGGACCCCTTCTTCGAGAATACCCGGGTTTTCTGGTACCTGGTGCACTGGAACCTCTGGCCCCATGGGAGCATGACAGGGGCAGGGGTGAAGCTTGTCCCTCCCCGGGAGCTTTGCGTTCCCACCATCCGGTGGCGGTACTACTTCCTCTCAAAAGACGCCATTTTTGCGAAAACCCGGGCCGTCCGGAAGTACCGCTCCCAATCAACCGGGGGGTACCCTCTGAGCTTCGTGCGGGCAAATGAGCTTTTCGTCGAGGCCCGCCGGGTGAAGATTCCAACCCTTACTGAGAGCATTACCGTCGATGGGGTGGAGGAGGACTGGAAGGGACCGAGCGTTTCCCTTGCCTTTCCTGAGGTGAGGGTGCGAAGAAACGGTGGCAGAAACTCCCTGTCTCTTACCCTTGCCAAGGACGAGGAGTACCTGTACCTCTTTTTGGGGTCTTTGCCCCGGGAGAGGGCGGTGTACCGCTTCCATTTTCTCCCCGTGGTACCCTTTTCAGGTAAGGAAGTCGCCCTCGACGTGTCCTCGGAAGACGGAGCCTGGAGGACGGTGACAATCCCAAACGAGAAAGGAAAGATTACCTCCTACGCCTTCGGGAGGGAGGGGCTTGAGGTGGCGGTGCCGCTTCACCTTCTCCACCATGCCCCAACGGTCTTCTTCAAGATGGAGGTCCTCGATCGAGGAAGAGTCGTTGCCGAGAGCATCTGGAGAATCCTGACGTTCTGA
- a CDS encoding D-alanine--D-alanine ligase: MPERLTVLLVFGGKSVEHEVSCESARNIVQALDPAKYEVLLVGIDKEGIWRLCGPEDLRYPECPSDRDEVALIPHPEGGKLYNLREGRVIASPRVVFPVLHGTFGEDGTLQGLLEMVNLPYVGSGVAGSAICMDKEVTKRLLREADLPVVRFLVATEDAAPTFLEATERLGLPLFVKPATLGSSVGAAKVATEEEFHKALEEAFQYDTRVLIEEYIAGREIECSVLGNEKPFASLPGEIVPHHPFYSYEAKYLDPEGAELLVPAPLDEETTKRVQELALRAFLACRCEGMARVDFFLRGKDLYISELNTIPGFTKISMYPKLWEASGIPYPELIDRLIALALEREEKKRKLRWSFR, encoded by the coding sequence ATGCCTGAGCGCCTTACGGTTCTTCTTGTCTTCGGAGGGAAATCGGTGGAGCACGAGGTTTCCTGCGAGTCGGCCCGGAACATCGTCCAGGCGCTTGATCCGGCAAAGTACGAGGTGCTCCTTGTGGGCATAGACAAAGAGGGCATCTGGCGCCTCTGCGGCCCTGAGGATTTGCGGTATCCCGAGTGCCCCTCCGATCGGGACGAGGTCGCCCTCATTCCGCATCCTGAGGGAGGGAAGCTCTACAACCTCAGGGAAGGGAGAGTCATCGCCTCCCCCAGGGTCGTTTTCCCGGTGCTCCACGGGACCTTTGGGGAGGATGGGACGCTCCAGGGGCTCCTTGAGATGGTGAACCTCCCCTACGTGGGGTCTGGGGTTGCGGGGTCTGCCATATGCATGGACAAGGAGGTAACAAAGAGGCTCCTTCGGGAGGCCGATCTTCCGGTGGTGCGCTTCCTTGTTGCTACGGAAGATGCCGCTCCCACCTTTCTTGAAGCTACTGAGCGCCTCGGGCTTCCCCTTTTTGTGAAGCCGGCGACTCTGGGGTCCTCGGTCGGTGCGGCAAAGGTTGCAACGGAAGAGGAGTTCCACAAAGCCCTCGAGGAGGCCTTTCAGTACGATACCCGAGTCCTCATCGAGGAGTACATCGCCGGAAGAGAAATCGAGTGCTCAGTCCTCGGGAACGAGAAGCCCTTTGCCTCCCTTCCCGGGGAGATTGTCCCGCACCATCCCTTCTACTCTTATGAGGCGAAGTACTTAGACCCTGAGGGAGCGGAGCTCCTTGTGCCTGCGCCTCTGGATGAGGAGACGACAAAAAGAGTCCAGGAGCTTGCCCTCCGGGCTTTTCTTGCGTGCCGGTGCGAGGGCATGGCCCGGGTGGACTTCTTCCTCCGGGGGAAGGACCTCTACATCAGCGAGCTCAACACCATCCCTGGCTTCACGAAAATCAGCATGTACCCGAAGCTCTGGGAGGCAAGCGGCATTCCCTACCCGGAGCTCATCGATCGCCTCATCGCCCTTGCCCTCGAGCGGGAAGAAAAGAAGCGGAAGCTCCGGTGGAGCTTCCGCTGA
- a CDS encoding desulfoferrodoxin FeS4 iron-binding domain-containing protein: MPRVEKVGEIFRCEVCGNVVEVKEVGGGELVCCGQPMVKLEEAPKRRRQCRRKASA; the protein is encoded by the coding sequence GTGCCCAGAGTGGAAAAGGTTGGGGAAATCTTCCGCTGCGAGGTCTGCGGGAACGTGGTGGAGGTGAAGGAGGTGGGTGGCGGGGAACTTGTGTGCTGCGGGCAACCGATGGTGAAGCTTGAAGAGGCACCAAAGAGGAGGCGCCAGTGCCGAAGAAAAGCCTCAGCCTGA
- a CDS encoding MarC family protein → MDALLAFLKSFAVLIIILDPFLGMVVFLSLTRKMSDRERAEQAFLAVFVAFALLVIFLFGGQALFSLLGVSFSSFMVAGGVILLLLGIEDILGLQFSKKEADTKVIAVVIGTPLLCGPGAITSIIVLAQRYGYFIPFLALVGALFVTWILLLFAPRVAAFLGERIVEVLSRVLGLLLSAIAVEFVKEGILAMIAEVAKR, encoded by the coding sequence GTGGACGCTCTTTTGGCGTTTCTGAAGTCCTTTGCCGTTCTCATCATTATCCTTGATCCCTTCCTCGGGATGGTGGTTTTCCTTTCTCTCACAAGGAAAATGTCCGATCGGGAGAGGGCGGAGCAGGCGTTCCTTGCGGTCTTTGTGGCCTTTGCGCTCCTTGTCATTTTCCTCTTCGGGGGGCAGGCCCTGTTTTCTCTCCTTGGGGTCTCCTTTTCGAGCTTCATGGTGGCCGGTGGGGTGATTCTCCTGCTTCTTGGGATTGAGGACATCCTTGGCCTCCAGTTCTCAAAAAAGGAAGCGGACACTAAGGTGATTGCCGTCGTCATCGGGACGCCGCTTCTCTGTGGTCCGGGGGCCATCACCTCCATCATCGTCCTTGCCCAGAGGTACGGGTACTTCATACCATTTCTTGCGCTTGTCGGCGCCCTCTTTGTCACCTGGATTCTCCTCCTTTTTGCCCCGAGGGTTGCTGCGTTCCTTGGGGAGCGGATTGTGGAGGTCCTGTCCCGGGTCCTTGGGCTTTTGCTTTCGGCCATTGCGGTGGAGTTCGTAAAAGAGGGCATCCTTGCCATGATTGCGGAGGTTGCAAAGAGATGA
- a CDS encoding MFS transporter — protein MKKGVLLVPFSLALVVIGLGLSGAGSIIPEIAGHFSIPYASAGRVFLFHGLGYFVVLILGGILGDFVFRGTLLRLGFVLATLGFLGIALSSSFSLLLLAFLLVGVGVGFVDCMVNPVAQSIFVERPGGTLNIIHAFFGLGSLLAPRLYAVLHGRGYTFRDLYTLIALFSGASALLFFLPFIPKSAQSASKGAIFSAFTHRAFWFLGCTMLCYAASVSTLNGWLVTYLKEEGLSEAKGAIFLSYFWLGLFFGRLVLASFSERLGYLTLIRLNALGGILGTGLFAAFGVHPFLAPVLLFTSGFLLSTLIPLTITYALLAFPETSSTASGWVLFNNGLGTFLFPWLFGLAGGRFGFRAVFIAIPFALFGVFLFQSLLVALERRNSEKKGAVARVP, from the coding sequence ATGAAAAAAGGCGTACTCCTTGTCCCCTTTTCCCTTGCCCTTGTCGTCATAGGCCTTGGGCTCTCGGGGGCAGGCTCCATCATCCCTGAGATAGCCGGACACTTTTCAATCCCTTACGCCAGTGCGGGAAGAGTTTTCCTCTTCCATGGGCTCGGGTACTTCGTGGTCCTGATTCTTGGGGGCATCCTTGGGGATTTCGTCTTCCGGGGGACGCTCCTTCGGCTGGGGTTTGTCCTCGCCACCTTAGGATTTCTGGGAATCGCTCTGAGCAGTTCTTTCTCCCTTCTCCTTTTGGCCTTCCTCCTTGTGGGGGTTGGGGTGGGCTTTGTGGACTGCATGGTGAATCCCGTGGCCCAGAGCATTTTCGTTGAGCGTCCGGGAGGGACGCTCAACATCATCCACGCCTTTTTCGGCCTGGGGTCCCTCCTTGCCCCCAGGCTCTACGCGGTGCTCCATGGGCGCGGCTACACCTTCCGGGATTTATACACCCTGATAGCCCTCTTCTCGGGCGCTTCGGCGCTCCTCTTTTTCCTCCCCTTCATTCCCAAAAGCGCGCAGAGCGCCTCAAAAGGAGCCATTTTTTCGGCCTTCACCCATAGGGCCTTCTGGTTTTTAGGATGCACGATGCTCTGCTACGCCGCTTCGGTGAGTACCCTCAACGGGTGGCTCGTGACGTACCTCAAAGAAGAGGGTCTTTCGGAGGCAAAGGGAGCGATTTTCCTCTCCTATTTCTGGCTTGGTCTTTTCTTTGGGCGGCTTGTTCTTGCGTCCTTTTCCGAGCGCTTGGGTTACCTCACCCTCATCCGGCTCAACGCCCTCGGGGGGATTCTGGGGACAGGCCTTTTTGCCGCCTTCGGGGTCCATCCGTTCCTTGCCCCCGTTCTCCTCTTTACCTCTGGATTCCTCCTCTCGACCCTCATACCCCTCACCATAACCTATGCCCTTTTGGCCTTCCCGGAGACCTCCTCCACCGCCTCCGGATGGGTCCTCTTCAACAACGGCCTGGGGACGTTCCTTTTCCCCTGGCTCTTTGGCCTTGCGGGCGGGCGGTTCGGCTTCCGGGCCGTTTTCATCGCCATCCCCTTTGCCCTCTTTGGGGTTTTCCTCTTCCAGAGCCTTCTTGTTGCCTTAGAGAGACGGAACTCAGAAAAGAAAGGAGCGGTTGCCCGTGTACCTTGA